Within Limisalsivibrio acetivorans, the genomic segment AGAAACATATGAGCAGGCCCGCCAGCGAGATTGCGCTGAGGTTGAAATCCGCCGCCACTTTGCCAAGATCCTGCATAAAGAAGTTTGTAAATACAATACTCATGAACATTATAATAAGGGCGAAGACGAAGATAGAATGAAGCACACGGTTTCTTAGGCCCTCAAGGAAGGTTATTCTGGCCACTGCCCACATTACTGCTCCCCCTTTACGGTCTTCTCAAATATCGACTCCAGAGCGGTATCCGATGATTTGATATTAACTGGCTTGAGACCATCGCTGTTAAGAGTATCCAGCACATGGGAAAGCTCATCGGAGGAAACAAGGAGGCCGATGCTTTTATCATACTGGCGTATCTCATATTTATCACTTAGGGAACCTAGGTCGGTCCCCTTGTCCAGATATATCTCTATATTCTTTGAGGCGAGACCCAGCTCTTCACTGGAGAGGTGTCTGCGCACCTTACCCTTGTGCATTATACCCACCTCATCGCAAAGCCTTTCCACATCGCTGAGTATGTGGGAACAGAACAGTATGGTCCGCCCCTCCCTGCGGAGCTCGTCCACAAGCCCGGCAACCATCCTGCGCCCCAGCGGGTCAAGCCCGCTCATCGGTTCATCAAGGATAACAAGCTCAGGGGAATGCACCAGCGCTGCTGCGATACCGCTCCTCTGCACCATACCCTTGGAGAAACTGCGGAGTTTCTTATCCAGATTCTCAGCCATCCCCACCTTTTCTGCCATTGATTCGGCGCGCTCTCTGCATTCATTTCGGGGTATCTTGAAGGTTTCTGCGGAAAACATGAGCAGTTCCCGCATGGTTAGATGGTCGTAATAATAAGGATTCTCGGGCAGATAGCCGATCTTAGCCTGTCCAACCTCAAGTGTACCCTCATCCGGGCGTAGAAATCCCAGGATCATTTTAATGGTTGTGGACTTGCCCGCTCCGTTCGGCCCAAGGAGGCCGAAAACCTTGCCCTTCCCCACATGAAGGTCCAGACCGTCCACAACCGTCTTCTTTTTAATGCGCTTCTTCAGCGATTCTATCCTTATCATGAGAATATTATACACCAATCAGCTACACTTGCAAAAGCCTGTGAAACTCTAATCTACATAATTATGACGGATCCGGAACGTCGATATTCTGAATAACATAGCCTATCAGCGATGCTGTTTCGGTGATTGCAGGGCTGGGAGTTTTATAGGTGAATATATAATCCCCTCTCATACTCTTAACGCCAACACCGCAGGACTGGTTGCTGTTCGCAGTCTTCATACCGATATAGGTGCCGCTTGATGCCACAAACTCAGAAGAATTAACACCGTCGGTGAGTGTCAATGTTCCTGCGGCAGGGGCGAAGGGATCGGGATACCTGTCATGCTCACCAAAAAAGGATTCAACTTCAGTACGGAAGTTACTGAGGTCGGATTTTGCAGTTGTGTTATACGCTCTTGCCCTGAACTTGGCATACTGGGGTATTGCAACGGCTGCTAAAATGCCGATTATAGCAACTACAACAAGTAGTTCAATAAGTGTAAAACCTTTAGATTTAGCAAACATACTCTGCCTCCTGAAGGCTATAAGCCGGATAGTTGTTGATAACACGGTACATACACACCCGCACAGATAGATGCTTCAGATAAGGTTCAGAGTAACCGGACGGTCTGGTATATAGATAGTAGTTAAAGTTCGATATTTGGATACTTATATAAATAATAACACAGTTATTGCGGCTTACCTTATGATAATTATTATCAATTGAATAAGTATAAAAAAAGAACCGGGCATAAAGCCCGGCTCGGTTTGTTTAGCATGTTGATAAAGTTACGATTAGGGAGCAGCGGGAATATCGCCGGCTACAAGTTTATCACCCTTAGTGTCGTCAGTGGAGCCGATAATAGAGTCATCTGAAGTAACATCATAAAGAATGTCGCCGGGAGTGGACTTAGCAGCAGCACCATAAGACTGGTTGTTAGCGCCGGCAGTGCTACCCCACAACACGTTTGCTGAGGGTGAAAAGTCTGCGTTATCGTAAGCTTTGTCGTTTACAGCCTGAGCATCAGGATACTGAGCATAGTCTGTGTAGAAACCTTCCCAGGCAGTCTGAAGGTTTTTAAGGTCGGAGTTAGCTGCAGAGTTATAAGCTCTTGTACGGTACTTGGAGAACTGAGGGATAGCAATTGCGGCAAGTATACCAATGATCGCTACAACCACAAGAAGTTCAATGAGCGTAAAGCCTTTTTTGTTTGTCCTCATCATAAGGAACCTCCTAAAGATATTCGTCTAGTATTTTTTTAGCACGATAAATGCGCTTTCTTAAAAAAGAGTAACTTCTCTACTTTTACTCTAACATAACTCTAAGCCCTTCGCACAGCTTATTCAAGGTAATTTTAACCAAGCGTGCTACACTGCTCTGTATCCCTTGCATATCAGGGGTTTGAGTGCCATAAAAATTTATGTTAATTTCTTGTGGTAATTGAATAAATATTATTTCCTGCATATATTGACTAACTTTCCGGTTTACAGTCTAAATGTAACATTGTTGTCATTCGAATAGGTATTTAGCGCTCTCAAGTTTTACAGTTAATATGTATGTTATTATAGCATACGTTTTATCTAAGCATATATAATTAGAGATAAGTTGCTTTTTCTTGACAGTGTTATAAGAGGAACATAGAATGCTTTTCCTTGGAGCCGAAGTGGCGGAATTGGTAGACG encodes:
- a CDS encoding type IV pilin protein → MMRTNKKGFTLIELLVVVAIIGILAAIAIPQFSKYRTRAYNSAANSDLKNLQTAWEGFYTDYAQYPDAQAVNDKAYDNADFSPSANVLWGSTAGANNQSYGAAAKSTPGDILYDVTSDDSIIGSTDDTKGDKLVAGDIPAAP
- a CDS encoding ABC transporter ATP-binding protein, which produces MIRIESLKKRIKKKTVVDGLDLHVGKGKVFGLLGPNGAGKSTTIKMILGFLRPDEGTLEVGQAKIGYLPENPYYYDHLTMRELLMFSAETFKIPRNECRERAESMAEKVGMAENLDKKLRSFSKGMVQRSGIAAALVHSPELVILDEPMSGLDPLGRRMVAGLVDELRREGRTILFCSHILSDVERLCDEVGIMHKGKVRRHLSSEELGLASKNIEIYLDKGTDLGSLSDKYEIRQYDKSIGLLVSSDELSHVLDTLNSDGLKPVNIKSSDTALESIFEKTVKGEQ
- a CDS encoding type IV pilin protein — translated: MFAKSKGFTLIELLVVVAIIGILAAVAIPQYAKFRARAYNTTAKSDLSNFRTEVESFFGEHDRYPDPFAPAAGTLTLTDGVNSSEFVASSGTYIGMKTANSNQSCGVGVKSMRGDYIFTYKTPSPAITETASLIGYVIQNIDVPDPS